The Castanea sativa cultivar Marrone di Chiusa Pesio chromosome 11, ASM4071231v1 genome contains a region encoding:
- the LOC142617781 gene encoding UPF0481 protein At3g47200-like — protein MAMSTISSESSYEKELECKEIIIQNPQWRPECCIYKVPKRLREVKKEAYTPRLISVGPLHRNIDASNEMDMLKQKYFQEFFHRTWKDRMEFENIVNKNEENIRHCYAADIFLPGKEDFVKMILLDSIFIIELFLRTATRQEYEKDDYILSKPWLDEGIKHDLILLENQLPFFILDELHHHIGRSTSIHKSFINLACNYFFPGDQKKPIEKEVKHFTDLQRYFYLPRNLETGNSIEHLHSATKLDTAGLKFQVCKENQADKVLLDIQVEKPNLSEIFPRFNCSWLLHCLPCLKCFWCLDCLQTRLVVPRFVINHGTEDLFRNLMALEQCHYPFEAYICNYIVLLDFLINTREDAELLVEKKIIAHSLGSYKAVAQMVNKLGQEIVEKNSCYHNVAKDLNEHYGSRWNKNIASLRTVYFRDVWRGTATFVGIVVLFVTIGNFLRPFVFHK, from the coding sequence ATGGCAATGTCAACCATTTCTTCTGAGTCTTCCTATGAAAAAGAACTTGAATGCAAAGAAATCATCATTCAGAATCCCCAGTGGCGCCCCGAGTGTTGCATCTACAAAGTCCCCAAGAGACTTCGTGAGGTAAAGAAGGAAGCCTACACTCCAAGGCTAATTTCAGTAGGCCCTCTTCATCGCAACATAGATGCATCAAATGAAATGGACAtgcttaaacaaaaatatttccaGGAATTCTTTCATCGGACATGGAAAGACCGAATGGAATTTGAAAACATTGttaacaaaaatgaagaaaatatcCGCCATTGTTATGCAGCAGACATCTTTCTGCCCGGAAAGGAAGATTTTGTGAAAATGATTCTATTGGATTCTATCTTTATCATTGAGCTCTTCTTGAGGACTGCTACAAGGCAAGAATATGAAAAGGATGATTATATATTAAGTAAACCATGGCTAGACGAAGGCATAAAGCATGACTTGATATTACTTGAGAATCAGCTTCCATTTTTCATTCTTGACGAGTTACATCATCACATTGGAAGGTCTACAAGCATTCATAAGTCCTTTATTAACCTTGCCTGTAATTACTTTTTTCCGGGTGACCAGAAAAAACCCATTGAGAAGgaagtaaaacattttactgATTTGCAGAGATATTTCTACTTACCCCGGAACCTGGAAACTGGAAACAGTATTGAACATCTACATAGTGCAACAAAGTTGGACACAGCGGGATTGAAATTCCAGGTATGTAAGGAGAATCAAGCAGATAAAGTTTTACTTGACATTCAAGTAGAGAAGCCAAATCTCTCAGAAATTTTTCCAAGATTCAATTGCTCGTGGCTCTTGCATTGCTTACCATGCTTAAAATGCTTTTGGTGCTTGGACTGTCTGCAAACTAGACTGGTGGTTCCACGCTTTGTGATAAATCACGGAACAGAAGACCTTTTCCGGAACCTCATGGCCCTCGAGCAGTGTCATTATCCATTTGAAGCTTACATTTGCAATTATATTGTGCTATTGGATTTTCTTATAAACACTAGAGAAGATGCGGAGTTGCTTGTTGAGAAAAAGATTATTGCTCACTCGTTAGGCAGCTATAAAGCAGTTGCCCAAATGGTTAACAAACTTGGCCAAGaaattgtggaaaaaaattCCTGCTACCATAATGTTGCTAAAGATCTTAATGAGCACTATGGCAGCCGGTGGAATAAAAATATTGCATCCTTAAGGACTGTATATTTCCGTGATGTTTGGAGAGGCACAGCAACTTTTGTTGGAATTGTAGTCTTGTTTGTAACTATTGGGAATTTCCTTAGGCCTTTTGTCTTTCACAAATAA